TTCGGCGAGATCGTGGACCTTCTCCATTGGATTCAGGCCCGGTCAAGGGTCAGTGCATTGAAGTTTTCATACACACGGCTGCCGTCAACAGAATGACTGACTTCCGGGTGCCACTGGATGCCGAAGATGGATTCGCTCTCGTGGGCCATTGCCTCCACACCGCAGATGGGTGATGTGGCAAGCACCCGGAAGCCTTCCGGCACCTCTGCAACCTCATCACCGTGGGATGCCCAGACAGAGATTGTGTCCGGATATCCGGCGAGGATGGTGTCATGGTCTGTGATGGTGACTTCGATGCCGCCAAATCCGCCGGATGCACCAGGACGGATGGATCCGCCACGGGCGGTGGATATAATATGTAGGCCGAGGCAGATGCCCAGAACCGGAAGACCGGTGTCAACGTATGCCGGTGCATTGCCCGCACGGTTGATGTCCGGCCCTCCACCCAGGATGATGCCGCGGCAGGACTCTGCAACCTCTGCGACAGGCACATCGTTCTTGATCATCTTTGCGTCAATATCGAGGTCCCTGAGCATCCTGAGGATGAGGTGGTTGAACTGGCCAAAGTTATTGACCACATATATGGGATGCATTTTATACTGATTTGTTTCACAACGGTATATCTTTTTCAGACGTACGCCGGGCAAAGGTGTTCACTCCTGCCGGATTGATGCTGCCAGTGCTGTTTCAATCATGGCCTCAGAAAATCCACACCGGCGTGCCAGGGCGAGGGCACCACCTGCCCCGAACCCTTCTTTTACCCGATCGATGCAGGCACGCGATGGTGACTGTCCCTGAACAAACCGGACAGGGACAGGAGCGATAGTCACAGGAATTCCCACATCCTCTGCAATCTGTGCCACATCTGCAGCAGGGTCCTGCCAGACACGGTCGGTCATTGCACAGGATACCTGGCCCCCTATATCACCTGCGAGGGCGGCAACCGCGAGCATCTGGGTGGCGCCACAGAGGACAGTCTCTCCGGGAAACCCCCGGAGGAGTCCATACGCTGCGGCCATAACGGGATCTCCCGTCTCCCGGATGAGGGCCGTGCCAGAGAGTGAGGAGATATCCGGACAGCGTTCCTGAACCCCTTTCCATACTGCTTCTTTGGCGATGACTGTCTCCCCTGCCGCAGACGAACTGACTCTGCCTCTGATCCCGAGGGCCCGGAGGATACAAAGTGCGTGTGTCGTCCCGCCGGGAATG
Above is a window of Methanogenium organophilum DNA encoding:
- a CDS encoding GMP synthase subunit A — protein: MHPIYVVNNFGQFNHLILRMLRDLDIDAKMIKNDVPVAEVAESCRGIILGGGPDINRAGNAPAYVDTGLPVLGICLGLHIISTARGGSIRPGASGGFGGIEVTITDHDTILAGYPDTISVWASHGDEVAEVPEGFRVLATSPICGVEAMAHESESIFGIQWHPEVSHSVDGSRVYENFNALTLDRA
- a CDS encoding nicotinate-nucleotide--dimethylbenzimidazole phosphoribosyltransferase family protein codes for the protein MPAPHAVVVLLGSSRLSLIPGLSGAGRTPEDTWHTPGRDAAFVTGSGPLPPCLTVAGVTRAMCTLTGISPFFFRAGYAEKLSVSAPMLSRTPAGDPREGPSVPDAEEIVRDAAETGATLGEDCHTLWLGECIPGGTTHALCILRALGIRGRVSSSAAGETVIAKEAVWKGVQERCPDISSLSGTALIRETGDPVMAAAYGLLRGFPGETVLCGATQMLAVAALAGDIGGQVSCAMTDRVWQDPAADVAQIAEDVGIPVTIAPVPVRFVQGQSPSRACIDRVKEGFGAGGALALARRCGFSEAMIETALAASIRQE